DNA sequence from the Candidatus Nanopelagicales bacterium genome:
GCACGTCGCGCATGAGGCCGACCAGCGCCGGCACGTCGAACACGTCCTGCAGGCACTCCCGCACGGTCTCCAGCACCACCGGGAACGACCCGAACCGGCTCGCGACGGACAGCAGCTGCGCGGAGCGCTGCCGCTGCTGCCACAGCGGGGTACGGCGACCCGGCGTGCGGCGGGGCAGCAGCAGCGCCCGGGCCGCGCACTCCCGGAAGCGCGCCGCGAACAGCGCCGACCCGCCGACCTCGGCGGTCACCAGCGGCTCGACGTCGTCCGGCTCCAGCAGCGCCAGGTCGACGACCGCCCGTGCGGCCAGGTCGTCGTCGGTGTCCGGCAGCCGTAGCACGATCCCGTCGTCGGCATGCATCACCTGAGGGTCGACGCCGTGCGCCTCGCGCAGCCGCGCCGCCAGCGCCAGCGCCCAGGGCGCGTGCACCCGGGCGCCGTAGGGGGAGTGGATCGCCACCCGCCAGTCGCCGAGCTCGTCGCGGAAGCGCTCGACCACCAGGGTGCGGTCGTCCGGCAGGTGGCCGGTCGCGGTCCGCTGCTCGTCCAGGTAGGCCAGCAGGTTGTCCGCCGCCCAGTCGTCCAGTCCGCCGGCGCGCACGCGATCCCGCGCGGCATCACCGCGCAGCGCGCCGACCTCGCGCAGGTAGGAGCCCACCGCGCGCCCGAGCTCCGCGGGCCGGCCGACGGAGTCGCCGTGCCAGAACGGCAGCCGTCCCGGCTGCCCGGGTGCGGGGGAGACGAGCACCCGGTCGTGGGTGATCTCCTCGATCCGCCACGACGACGCGCCGAGGGCGAAGACGTCGCCGACGCGCGACTCGTAGACCATCTCCTCGTCCAGCTCGCCGACGCGTGACTGCCGCTCGCCGACGAGGAACACCCCGAACAGGCCCCGGTCGGGAATGGTGCCGCCGCTGGTCACGGCCAGCCGCTGCGCGCCCGGCCGCCCTGACAGCCGTCCGGTGTCGCGGTCCCACACCAGCCGTGGCCGCAGCTCGGCGAACTCGTCCGACGGGTAGCGGCCGCTGAGCATGTCCAGCACCGCGTCGTACGCCGACTGCGGCAGGGTCCGGAACGGCGCGGCCCGGCGGACCAGGGCGAGCAGCGCGTCGGCGTCCCAGTCCTCGACCGCCACCATCGCCACGACCTGCTGCGCCAGCACGTCCAGCGGGTTGCGCGGCGGGGACACCGCCTCGATCTCCCCGCGGCGCATCCGGTCCACCACGACCGCGGTCTGCAGCAGGTCGCCGCGGTACTTGGGGAACACCACGCCCCGGGACACCGCCCCCACCTGGTGGCCGGCGCGCCCGACGCGCTGCAGCCCGCTGGCGACCGACGGCGGCGACTCGACCTGGACCACCAGGTCGACGGCGCCCATGTCGATGCCGAGCTCCAGGCTGCTGGTGGCCACGACCGCGGGCAGCCGGCCGGTCTTGAGGTCGTCCTCGATGAGCGCGCGCTGCTCCTTGCTCACCGAGCCGTGGTGGGCCCGGGCCAGCACGGGAGCGGCCCCTCCGCTGGCCCCCGCCGCGGACATCACAGCGGCCGGGGCGGCGCCGGTCTCCAGCGACTCCCCGGTTGTCCGCTCGTGCCAGATCTCGTTGAGCCGCGCCGTCAGCCGCTCCGCCAGCCGGCGCGAGTTGGCGAACACCAGCGTGGAGCGGTGGTCGGCGACGAGGTCGACGACGCGCTCCTCGACGTGCGGCCAGATCGACGCCCGCGGGTCCGCGCCGGTCGCACTGCCCTCGAGCTCCCCGGCGGGAGCTCCCAGCGCCGCCATGTCCTCGACCGGGACCACGACCTCGAGTTCCACCGTCTTGTCGCTGGCGGGCTGCACGACCGCGACGTCACCGGTGCCGCCGAGGTAGGTCGCCACCTCGTCGACCGGCCGGACCGTCGCCGACAGGCCGATCCGCTGCGCCGGCGACTCGAGCAGCTCGTCCAGCCGTTCCAGCGACACCGCCAGGTGCGCTCCGCGCTTGCCCCCGGCGACGGCGTGCACCTCGTCGACGATCACCGTACGGACGCCCCGCAGGGTGTCACGGGCCCGCGAGGTGAGCAGCAGGAACAGCGACTCGGGTGTGGTGATGAGGATGTCCGGCGGCCGGGACAGCTGCCGTCGTCGCTCGTCGGCGGGAGTATCGCCGCTGCGCAACGCGACGCGCACGTCCGGCTCGGGCAGCCCCAGCCGCGCCGCCTCGCGGGTGATGCCGGCCAGGGGGGACCGCAGGTTGCGCTGGACGTCGACCGCCAGGGCCTTCAGCGGGGACACGTACAGGACCCGGCACCGGGCTGCGGGGTCGTCGGGCACGGGCTCGGCGGCCAGCCGGTCCAGCGCCCACAGGAATGCAGCCAGCGTCTTGCCGCTGCCGGTCGGGGCGACGACGAGGGTGTGCCGGCCCTGCCGGATCGCCTCCCAGGCCCCGTGCTGGGCGGGCGTCGGCCCGTCGAAGGCGCCCTCGAACCACGCCCGGGTCGCCGGGGAGAAGCCGACCAGCGCGTCGGGGTGGCGGGGCACGGGGTCATCCTCCCCCGGAGGTCCGACGCTCGGCGCGGGGACGCAATCGGCCGAACGACCCAGGCAACCGGGTCCTCGACACCGCTAGCGTCGGAACCGCCGGACCACCCGGAAGGAGCAGCCATGAGCCCGACGCCCGTCCGAGCCACCCGTGCCGCGCCGGACCGGGGAGGTGTGCGCCGCCGCCGGGGCGTCCTCGTCGCGCTCGTCGCCTTCGCCGCCCTGGTGCTCAGCGGCTGCATGAAGATCGACATGGACCTGCAGCTGCAGCCGGACGACACCATCAACGGCAGCGTCACGATGGCGTTCGACAAGAACCTGCTCAGCACGTTCGGCCAGGACCCCGAGGCGTTCGCGGACGAGATGGCCTCGCAGGGACCGGTGTCCGAGCAGCCGCAGTCGGGCTCGGTCACGGCCGAGCGCTACGACCAGGACGGCAAGATCGGCACCACCTGGAAGTTCACCGGCGTGCCGTTGGACGAGTTCTCCGGCGAGGACTCCAGCGACCTGAACATCGTGCGCGAGGGCGACACCTTCAAGGTCACCGGCACGATGGACATGTCCAGCGACTCGCTGACCGGGGGAGAGGGAGACACGCCGGGCCTGGACCCGACCGCGTTCGCCGACTCGTTCGAGGCGCAGATCAAGATCACGTTCCCCGGGCCGGTGCAGTCGGCCAACGGCACCATCGACGGCAACTCGGTGACCTGGGTCCCGACCATGGGCGAGACGGTGCAGATGGAGGCGGTCGGCAGCGCGATCCCGTCGTCGTCCTCCGGCATCCCGATCTGGCTGTTCATCGTCATCGGCGTCGTGGTCGCGGTCGTGCTGGTGGGCCTGGTGCTGTTCCTGGTCCTGCGCGGCCGGGGCACCCCGGCACCCGCCGTCGCCGGCGACTACCCGCCGCCGGGCGCGGTCGTTCCCGGCGCTGTCCCGGCGGCCGACGCCGCCGCCGGCTACCCGCCGCCGCCCGCTCCGCCCGCGGCACCGCCGGCCGCACCGCCGGCAGCACCGCCGATGACGGACACCCAGGTCATGCCCGACGCCGCGGCCGCGCCCCCGCCGCCGCCGCCCCCGCCGCCCGCGGCAGCCCCCCCGGCCGCACCGCCCGCGGAGACGCAGGTGATCCCGGACGCGGCACCTCCGCCGCCCCCGCCGCCCGCTGCCCCGCCCGCGGCGCCCCCCGCCGCCCCGCCCGCAGCGCCCCCCGCAGCGCCGGAGGCCGCTCCGCCGGCACCGACCGGCGAACCGGACCAGCAGGCCCCGCCACCCCCGCCGCCGGCGTAGCGGCGTCGGCACCGACCCGGAGGCCCACGGCGCCGTCCCGCCGCTCCCCGTGCGGCAGGATGGCGCCGTGCGCCTGACGGACTTCTGGGAGCGGATGGACGCCGTCTTCGGCGTCGGCTACGCCCGGTCCTGGGCGCACGACCATGTCCTCGCCGGCCTCGGCGGCCGCACCGTCACCCAGGCCCTCGCCGACGGGGAGCCGGCCAAGGACGTCTGGCGCGCGGTGTGCGAGGTCGCCGACGTGCCCGCCGTCCTGCGCTAGCGTCCGACGGTGCCCGAAGAGCCCCGTGGCGACGCGCCAGCCCGCGACGAGGTGGCCCGCGACGAGGTGGAACGGGTACGACGGCAGGACGAGCGTCGGCGCCGCACCCGATGGGGCG
Encoded proteins:
- a CDS encoding DUF3046 domain-containing protein; translation: MRLTDFWERMDAVFGVGYARSWAHDHVLAGLGGRTVTQALADGEPAKDVWRAVCEVADVPAVLR
- a CDS encoding ATP-dependent helicase codes for the protein MPRHPDALVGFSPATRAWFEGAFDGPTPAQHGAWEAIRQGRHTLVVAPTGSGKTLAAFLWALDRLAAEPVPDDPAARCRVLYVSPLKALAVDVQRNLRSPLAGITREAARLGLPEPDVRVALRSGDTPADERRRQLSRPPDILITTPESLFLLLTSRARDTLRGVRTVIVDEVHAVAGGKRGAHLAVSLERLDELLESPAQRIGLSATVRPVDEVATYLGGTGDVAVVQPASDKTVELEVVVPVEDMAALGAPAGELEGSATGADPRASIWPHVEERVVDLVADHRSTLVFANSRRLAERLTARLNEIWHERTTGESLETGAAPAAVMSAAGASGGAAPVLARAHHGSVSKEQRALIEDDLKTGRLPAVVATSSLELGIDMGAVDLVVQVESPPSVASGLQRVGRAGHQVGAVSRGVVFPKYRGDLLQTAVVVDRMRRGEIEAVSPPRNPLDVLAQQVVAMVAVEDWDADALLALVRRAAPFRTLPQSAYDAVLDMLSGRYPSDEFAELRPRLVWDRDTGRLSGRPGAQRLAVTSGGTIPDRGLFGVFLVGERQSRVGELDEEMVYESRVGDVFALGASSWRIEEITHDRVLVSPAPGQPGRLPFWHGDSVGRPAELGRAVGSYLREVGALRGDAARDRVRAGGLDDWAADNLLAYLDEQRTATGHLPDDRTLVVERFRDELGDWRVAIHSPYGARVHAPWALALAARLREAHGVDPQVMHADDGIVLRLPDTDDDLAARAVVDLALLEPDDVEPLVTAEVGGSALFAARFRECAARALLLPRRTPGRRTPLWQQRQRSAQLLSVASRFGSFPVVLETVRECLQDVFDVPALVGLMRDVQARRVRVVEVETPEPSPFARSLLFGYVAAYLYEGDSPLAERRAQALSLDSAVLAELLGQADLRELLDPGALAEVEAELQRLSPDRRVRDAEGAADLLRHLGPLTTDEAAARGVDPDWLEALEAARRVMRVRVAGEERWAVVEDASRLRDSLGTALPVGLPDAFLEPVADPVGDLVARHARTHGPFAAEDVATRLGLGVAVVRATLDRLGAAGRVVVGEFRPGGAGTEWCDPEVLRRVRRRSVAALRREAEPVPPVALARFLPEWQQVGRLRGVDGVLAAVDQLAGAAVPASALETLVLPARVRDYHPALLDELTAAGEVAWWGVGPLPGGDGWLALAPADLADPLRGGPTEPPEGPLHAALRVALAGGGAWFFRQLADAVGAAEGVLPDADLVKALWDLVWAGEVTNDTLAPVRALAAAGSRRGAGARGVVPAPGGLPGTGGLTGPGGLTGPGGPGGRRPLGTRRGRARPGRPAMPTRTGPPTVSGRWSLLPLAAVTPEVAAAARAESLLERHGVVTRGAVVSERVPGGFAAAYRVLSALEDAGRCRRVYAVEGLGAAQFALAGAVDLLRSRATVPDDPAPEPQVRVLAATDPANPYGAALPWPERPDDAGGHRPGRKAGAVLVLVDGYLVLYVERGGRTLLSWSEQPTVLAAAAGGLAAAARGGALGRLTVQRADGDPVAGTPLGSALEAAGFRPTPRGLRLRP